gggcattttgggtatggaacaaggacaagggaacactctagccagcgccagttcccaggGGGAacttagttttagggttctgtatattttctctacctgtcctgaactttgaagacagtataaacagtggagcttctaattagtctctaatatttctgaccattcctgacttatcttagaaacaaaagcaagtctgttatctgatctaattatctcagatacTTGAAAACCTCTGGAAaacttctattctaggctgttctcttctaggtattttcttattcactctaagtctcataagcctttacttgctGGCATATCCTACACTATCTTATTATTTCTTTAGCCCAAAACCTGAAGTCTattatacactttaaatctcttaactgcttggttgtactcatatcttaagagtcaatctgtgcatttagcctggtaagtcttttgctttctggggagtatagttctcccttcttgtgtgcaccattgtctctttttctctagatagtatctggcaggatggctagcaatctaaGTTGGGtctcttactctgtgctttaagtgaggccatctcttaggcccacaactggaacaggctcccgtatcaagacacttgatttgtccgATTATAGTCTCAGGCCacggagtctcctcccttttggtgtcctgggcaatgagtactcacagttgctggcttcatcagggtttcctctcttggtatgtagTCCTGCAGACTTGAGCTGTGGCAAAAGcgtacctgttgtccatgcagatgttggtttTCTTGTCAGCCTCAAGTTCccaggttgttctctgcactgatgatctcaggggtggggagtcagctcagacgacatttgtgtccaccacagtagtgctggcttgtctctaacaagcatggagaaaactgctcccatctgtaaagcaagttacctcggctcccggctggagtcagtaggagaagcctttcctctacccgtgagttcttgtcagctagttgcagcctgtctgtcTGGGTctccatcctggggagtaagtctcaacccaacagaggataggaacagtctaggatgaccataaatgaatgggatacccagcccatttCTTAGTCCATcatttttcgggtagtccataaatatattttggcccattggcctggaggaggaccctgtctatcttaatcactatcttcacacagagctaatatcttcaccattcGGGGTgttttttcaaggcctgggatttcctggccctggcttctatttgttagggcactcttggTCTCTGCAGCTGGcttttttatttgtaatgtgcacactggtcttttcaaaaagtttcttatctctctttgattgaagtccctcttttctgctttctgtaaattctttccctgttacctttctttttcttcacctctctctagcacagcaacttacagtaaaccttttatctttttcactcctttcttttagactttcccagcaacttatctctactcctaaaccttctctcacttgctattaccaccaataattttaaccctgtctatgatcccatctatcttatctttcttttctttactcttttatcAACTTAAATTCTTTTCTCCCTGATATCATTTCTCTCTAGCTTCTGAAGCCTTGTCTAAACTGACAGAATGtttctatgagctagtctagaaaggctgagggtaacttatctgatccctgcttaacctcatgtatCTTTGTGCaacgggatctggcgtgggcctttgggtgtcccttaccttctgtaacccactgttgaccatggcctgatcaattgatgggtccccatgtctgagggaacattctttctccaGTGTCCTCCCTtgctcttcactcctgaagactagaacctacaagggtcttgtggaagaaaggctcttatttattactttgatCACCTGCAAAACCAGTAAATAGTCTTTTAGGACTCTGTGTAaactgatgtatttgtgaggctgcataactgctgttcacatcacactagagaccacaacctaattcagtctgcaaatagtaccttgtccacaggtgtaatgtgagctcacctctgaagctctacgaaagaaatcaaatcagaataaATAGCCttatctacagcatttcacagcaaggactattaagatgacacttatttgaatttaacttttaacaaaatagaaacctTGGTCGccagttctataaaaaccttttaaaaaattatttctgattagaatattgttttagaagtgatacacaacaagaacagaaaagtaaacattttatatctaacatatgagcacaagtcctcacgacttcttgtctgaactctcatctttgaaccaaatcttgatgaaaatctcatataaataatgaaattatctcagacagcaatggcatttttctttcaaaacggaagcctatatatatattttctgactcaggacagcctgtaactttttaccTGTAACTTAAGAAAAAACACACTCCTtcacttattaaactgggaaaaaccactatcaactttcttattacagaagccaaaaaactgCTGGCTCCCTTCCAAGGGCTGCTTATGAAAACAGTAAATTCTTTTCAAGGTTCTTTCTactggtgtccttctcctggccacagagcagggtgaattatcagtttttcttgtgtaaattaagaCTGTTTCTCAAGcaagttttaaactaaaattaagtaagcagttttaaccagttcttttctctttttttaaaaaaataattataactctcaggtgaataatcttgctgcaGCTGTTTTGTCCAGCATGGCTCAAGGAAGATGTCTCTCTCCTCCGCCAGgttttttatcacctgggctctacctatcttcataggcagcaggtggaaagctgccaatttgttacagcagcgaCCTTCGGGGTCCCCAGCACAGCCACACACACCCaattaggtagctgttgcacCCTACCTCCTCCGTAGCCTCCGCtaacagcagagaaacagaattttctctTGGCTACAAACTGTGGgacaggacctgcctgtctcactgctctgcagcagcactcaccagctgctccatctctttttctgccggtggtcatgttatctctttttaactcaggatgttttacacagtagtttcagtccagaagaaaagaaaagaaatgacaatcgtcagtcagagtccaagaacatataaaccaaataacacagatagctcacccctgccatgggcggcacagaaaacacagatagctcacccctgccacaggtggcataaacaacacagatatctcacccctgccacgggtggcacagaaaacacagacaaacacactcGGCCACATCTGGTCTGATAACACCAGCTAAACGCGACCTCAGACGGAGAAGCACACCACGTCTTCTCCTCCAGAAGGAGCACTCCATCTCCCAGATTCAGAAACTCAACGGTTGAATCCCTCAACCGCCCGGCCGAATCCCTTGACCGTCAGATGGTCAAATCCCTTGACCTAGCTGGCTCTCCCAGCTCTTCTAGGGTGTCCCCCAGGGTTGCAGCCTGCGGCCTGATATGCGTGTCTGCTACCGCTGGCCACTAAGTCCTGACAGCCTGTAGTGGCGGCTGCCCGAAACCGAAACCatggcacagacacagaaaccaaaacagagacaaagacagcagcagaaaccaaaacacagagacaaagacagcagcGCTGCACTCAAACACACTCTCCACTCATACAGACCTACTTCCAAGGGGTCGTCGTGAGTCCTGGGGTCGTGCACTTCCCGGCCAATGCACCAAATGTAAgaccccccgcaaggggaccctcacccaagtccggacctgcacgccccaaggacacacgagagaccttcttgatgcaattgcagaggtgGTTTAATagcgagggccctcgggccggaacatatctcatgcaggagatagaggttccggcccagaacccaggaaacttgggatatttatgggtaggggttggggagagcgggaaaatttggcgcgcttacatatgattggatatttcaaacatcagcaacttgcagaagtggctacgtgcgagctggcagatgactagttacttttgaccatgaaaccttggacttctcagtaaaggggagagaaaagtaaacaccagatggcccattactcacttgggcttatctgggcacgtcttagcatgccttttcatttgggtcaccctgcccctgcaggggcttaatatttttattatgactatatttaacaaattgttggtggtctttgctgaccatgaatttttgttattgttacaatgctgctttcaaattttgttctcacataaTCTACCCCATCAAGAGGAGCAGCACAGGGACATGCCCCAGTCCAACAAGATACTTggcaggcagaagggcatctgtctTCAAGCCCACATTCAGTCTGTTaccctggatcctctggaaggcGGCTGTCTTGCCTATATCCCTGAGGAATGAAATCCACACCAAGACTCCTGAGCCATTTGGTGTGGATCTTTGGATCTTTCCAGGCCTCTAGAGTTTCTGCATGGATCCCTCCCAGCAGCTCCTTGAGTCTGTTCATGAATGATCCCCAACACCGTGACCTCATAATCCACAGGACTTAGCACCTTTAGCTGgcctctggcttcctgtcttTTCTGCTATGCCTCCCTTTGGGGCACCACTCTTCTCTTCCTGCGTGGCACACAGCAGCAGAGTTGTAATAAACTTTCCCCAATCCTCCTTGTCCACTTCTTCCAGTTCCTGTATGCACCTCGGATTGAGTTCATACTCAGATTGTGCTGTGTCCCTGTGGAGACACTGTCCTCATCAAAAGTGAACATACTTTTCTGTGGGCAGTGGGGCAGCATTACAGGTTCAGTGGCAGTTCTTCTTAGCCTCTGCCCTACCTGCTCTTTGTTCTCAGAAGAGTCAGTTTTTGAAGATAATGAAAGAAAGACTCGAATGGCTGGTGGATTAGTCATCCTCTTTTGGTAACAAGGGAAGGTGGTAGGATCTGTGAGAGTGGGGAAAGGTGTTACTCCTGGTTTCACTGGTTCAGGCTGGCTGGTGTAGTCATCCTGCTGGCGTGCCTGGCATTGTAGTAGGCTGTAAATTGCCATAGGTTCATTATACAGCTTATTAGTGAAAGATTTCTGGACCTCACGTGGGTCGAACCCCATATCTGCCATGACCGCCATGATTTCAGGGTCCAGGTGGCTAGGGTCCATCTTATCAGAGTGACTTGATGAACTTGGCTCTTCTTTCTTAAGCCATGGGTGTTCCATGATGTCCTTCAGTGCTGGTCTTTCTAGAGGGTTTACGGTTAGAAGTAACTGGATAATCCCTTGTAGCTCTTTTGAGAGGTGGTGGGGAATAGCATATTGTCCTAGTAAAACCTGGCTTTCAAGTTCTTCATAGGTAGCACCTTGAAATGGCAGGGCTCCGGTtaccataaaatacagaatgatGCCTAAGTTCCATGTGTCAACTTTGGTGCCATCGTATGGTTGTTCCAGGAAGAATTCCGGGGCAGAAAATTGAAAGGGACCACAAAACCTAGACAGCTTCATTCCAGGCTCGACTAAGGCACCCAGCCCAAAGTCTACAATTTTGACTTTGCCTGTAGAATCAACCATGATATTGTCTGGCTTGAGATCTTGGTGAACTACACCGATGTCATGGCAGTAGCACATGGCATGAACGATTTGCCTGAATATATTCTGGGCTAGGTCCTCATGTAGGAAGCCAGATTGCTCGATCCAGTCAGTTAGCTCATATCCATCAACCAGTTCCAGGATCAGAAAGACATTCTTCTCGGTTTCAATGATTTGGTGCAGAGAAACGATGTTGGGATGGTTCATCCTCTTCATTATCCCCACTTCCGTACTAATTAGGTAGTAGTGTATTTTCTCCTTTAGCAGGACTTTTATCGCCACGGCTGTGCCCGTGAGCCGGTGGTTGGCCAGTTTCACTTGGGCGTAGCTTCCCTGGCCTATGGTCCTTACAATGTCATACTGGGCCCCGAGGCTCTCATATGCAGGGGTGGGCTCTGCTGTCAACTCATCCTTTGGACCACACATCACTGGTAGCAAGGCTACccagacaaacagataaacaaactaggtaggtaggtaggttggtagaGGACAGGTAGGtatgggtaggtaggtagatgataggtaggtagatgataggtagatataaaaaattaataggtagaatgaaaataaattaaaaaataaatcaaaacaaaacaaaatccacccTCTCTCTAAAATATGCACACCAAGCAAAAGCCAAAAAATCCAAACACCcagctaaacacacacaaacagatacacatacaaaggtacacacacacacacacacacacactcatacaagtTCACTATAAATCAGTCAAATTACACAGAACACTGCACCGATCAGACGCCTCTCCAAACACCAACAGAAAGCCAACCTTGTTCATCCTCCCATATATCTGCTGGTTCAGACACCCTCACAATGGTCCTCCTGATGAAGTCATACAGGACACAGACCAGTTACCATGGATACATCTCATACTAAGGGAAAGTAGTCCAGAGTCTTAGGTGTGTCTTAGGTGTGCTTTGGAGACTGACATTTGATTTGAAAGTTTCAATATCCTTCTGGTTTCTGGCTTGAAAGTCTAGAATGCCTTCTGTTTTCAAGACCTCTTGCCCCCTCCATTCACTATTACACAAGTTTTTTTAATTATGGCTAGTTGGTTGCAAACCATTGTTACCacttaataatataatattgtttataatatgtaataaaattacCTGTGAAGCTATTTGTAAGACAcctttatagattttttaaatacatggaaTAACATATCATGACTCCTTCACACTCTCTGAAGTATTTTGACATGATTTCAATTGCCTGTGTACTATCAACATGGCAATAGCTACCTTGATCATCACCACAAGTTGCTGGGTGATCCTAGTGAGCATAGCATCTGAAGCCCTAGAGTACAGTATCAGAGAGCCAGAGAAGCATGATATCTTGATAGTCAATACCCAGGCTCCTCTTTAACTGACCTTTGACTATGTTGAGAAGGGTGTGTTCTCCCCCTGGGATACAAGGCTCTGTCTTGAAGCTGTTCTCTGTGTTGCTTCTGCCTGTGAATCCTTACTGAATCTCTCTCTGCAGCCCTAGATCTGCCTGTTTGGTCTCATGGCTGCCTCTGCCATCGGTAGCTGGATTTTATATAATGGAACAGAGCTGCTACATTCTACCCATGATTTTACCCTTTTTGACAATTGTACTTCAGCTGTCTTCTCTGCTGCCTAGGACAAGGGCTGCTGCAGGGTGGTTTGTAATAAATGTTGtagcatgaatgaatgaagtgtCTTGTTCATTAATTGATGCAGGTTGACCTAGACctactgtgggtagcaccatccctaggctggtgggattgggctacataagaaagcTAGTAGAGTATAAGTTGTAAAGAAAGCCAGCAAGTAGCATTCCTCCATTCTTCTGCTTTGACTTcttaccctcttcctcctcaatGACAGACAGTGAGCTAGAATCGTAACATGAAATAGATCCTTGGTTCCtaaaattgcttttggtagaagtgttctaatcacagcaacagatgaAACTCTGACATTTTGTGAGGTAAGTAGCAGATTGCTACCACCTCAAATGAATGGGCAGATTAGATATATGTATCAATAGATGTGAGGTGATTGTGCTGGAGGCAAAGCTGGCTTCCTCCACAGCCAAGAAGCACCATTGCACAGAACTAAACCTCTGCTAAGCAATTTCAGCATGTAGGTAAACAGTAATTTATTTCAATTGTTACCAGTCATTTAGAGTTAGAAGAGTTTTCAGATAACTTAATACAGTGAGAGGCAAGAGACTAATTAGTAATAAACTAGAGGAGTGAACTCAAAACAATGAGTGTGTTGTGGACCATAACTTTTCCATACATAGAAAAAATACTTAAGATTCACTTTCTTGCTTCTCATAAGTGGTTAGAAAACCTGAATCCACAATAAGCCTGCTTTGCTCTGGGTAGGAGGGGTGTATGTCCTTGTCCTTTCCTATTTATGGGGCCActgtggaaaaacaaacaaacaaacaaacacttatgTATTGAATCCTTTCCAAGAGACTCAGGAGAAGATGTAATGTGTTTCTAAAGAGCACCTGAACATCTTTGCTTTAATAATTATATTACCGACAAATAAAGAAATGCAcacttataaaaaaataaatgcaagccATTTTCCACGGCAATGAAGGAAATCCTATCCTGGATTGTTCGCCTTCTACAAGTCTTATTTATCAACTAGCAACCAGCAGTAGCGTGCACCAGCCAGATGAACAGAAAGAAGTAGACCAGTGGTTAACCGGTGAGGGGCAAAAATGGAGAGCTAAAAGGCTCCTCGCGTAAAACACATGAGAACATCGGGAACTGCCAGATGACAGATGAAAGAGGGTGTtcaaagggaaacagagaaggctGTGCCCTCAGCAAAGATAGAACAgggacaaataaataaataaatattactaaaATGTCAGGACTGGGATTTCTAATTCTTCATCTTAAGTTACTGTTCATCTTGTTTCATGTTGTaactttattagaaaaaaaaaaaaaaaaaaaaaaaaaaaaagaagaaaagaaaagaaaaagaaaacaaaaacccttcaGTCAATGAACTGTCtgctatggggctggagagatgattaagAACCTTTGCCACTCTTCAACAGGAACCaaatcagttcccagcacctgtaacCATGGCTCCAGGGTTCCAATGCAATCTTTGGCCATAGTGGGCACTGAACTCACATGGcatacacttcacacacacagacacacacacacagacacacagacacacagacacacagacacacacacacacacacacacacacacacacatgtccctcTGTATGTACAAACACGAGCTTCAACTTGCAAGTCTCATGTCAGTTATGTCCGCAGAGGG
The nucleotide sequence above comes from Arvicanthis niloticus isolate mArvNil1 chromosome 6, mArvNil1.pat.X, whole genome shotgun sequence. Encoded proteins:
- the LOC117710390 gene encoding sperm motility kinase 1-like; amino-acid sequence: MCGPKDELTAEPTPAYESLGAQYDIVRTIGQGSYAQVKLANHRLTGTAVAIKVLLKEKIHYYLISTEVGIMKRMNHPNIVSLHQIIETEKNVFLILELVDGYELTDWIEQSGFLHEDLAQNIFRQIVHAMCYCHDIGVVHQDLKPDNIMVDSTGKVKIVDFGLGALVEPGMKLSRFCGPFQFSAPEFFLEQPYDGTKVDTWNLGIILYFMVTGALPFQGATYEELESQVLLGQYAIPHHLSKELQGIIQLLLTVNPLERPALKDIMEHPWLKKEEPSSSSHSDKMDPSHLDPEIMAVMADMGFDPREVQKSFTNKLYNEPMAIYSLLQCQARQQDDYTSQPEPVKPGVTPFPTLTDPTTFPCYQKRMTNPPAIRVFLSLSSKTDSSENKEQVGQRLRRTATEPVMLPHCPQKSMFTFDEDSVSTGTQHNLSMNSIRGAYRNWKKWTRRIGESLLQLCCCVPRRKRRVVPQREA